The following coding sequences lie in one Sorghum bicolor cultivar BTx623 chromosome 6, Sorghum_bicolor_NCBIv3, whole genome shotgun sequence genomic window:
- the LOC8066825 gene encoding homeobox-leucine zipper protein ROC2 yields MMIPARHMPPMIVRNSAAAYGSSSALSLSQPNLLDSQQQLQLQQALQQQHLLDQIPATTAESGDNMGRSGGGRGSDPLMGGDEFESKSGSENVDGVSVDDQDPNQRPSKKKRYHRHTQHQIQEMEAFFKECPHPDDKQRKELSRELGLEPLQVKFWFQNKRTQMKNQHERHENSQLRAENEKLRAENMRYKEALSSASCPNCGGPAALGEMSFDEHHLRVENARLREEIDRISAIAAKYVGKPMVSFPVLSSPLAGARPSPLDIGGGVGGAAAYGAVDMFGGGVAVDLLRGAVPQSDADKPMIVELAVTAMEELVRMAQLDEPLWNAPGLDGSAETLNEEEYAHMFPGGLGPKQYGFKSEASRDSSVVIMTHANLVEILMDVNQYATVFSSIVSRAVTLEVLSTGVAGNYNGALQVMSVEFQVPSPLVPTRESYFVRYCKQNADGSWAVVDVSLDSLRPNSVLKCRRRPSGCLIQEMPNGYSKVTWVEHVEVDDRSVHNIYKLLVNSGLAFGARRWVGTLDRQCERLASVMASNIPTSDIGVITSTEGRKSMLKLAERMVMSFCGGVTASAAHQWTTLSGSGAEDVRVMTRKSVDDPGRPPGIVLNAATSFWLPVPPKRVFDFLRDESSRSEWDILSNGGVVQEMAHIANGRDHGNCVSLLRVNSTNSNQSNMLILQESCTDASGSYVIYAPVDVVAMNVVLNGGDPDYVALLPSGFAILPDGPAGSNMQGDGGVGSGGSLLTVAFQILVDSVPTAKLSLGSVATVNSLIACTVERIKAAVSGESNPQQ; encoded by the exons ggggGTCCGATCCGTTGATGGGGGGCGACGAGTTTGAGAGCAAGTCCGGCAGTGAGAACGTGGACGGCGTCTCCGTTGACGACCAGGACCCCAACCAGCGACCCAGCAAGAAGAAACGCTACCACCGCCACACCCAGCACCAGATCCAGGAGATGGAAGC TTTCTTCAAGGAATGCCCGCACCCGGACGACAAGCAGCGCAAGGAGCTGAGCCGGGAGCTGGGGCTGGAGCCCCTCCAGGTCAAGTTCTGGTTCCAGAACAAGCGCACGCAAATGAAG AACCAGCACGAGCGGCATGAGAACTCGCAGCTGAGGGCGGAGAACGAGAAGCTGCGCGCCGAGAACATGAGGTACAAGGAGGCCCTCAGCAGCGCGTCCTGCCCCAACTGCGGCGGGCCGGCGGCGCTCGGCGAGATGTCCTTCGACGAGCACCACCTCCGCGTCGAGAACGCGCGGCTCCGGGAGGAGATCGACAGGATCTCCGCCATCGCCGCCAAGTACGTGGGCAAGCCCATGGTGTCCTTCCCCGTGCTGTCCAGCCCGCTCGCCGGGGCACGCCCGTCGCCGCTGGACATCGGTGGCGGCGTGGGGGGTGCCGCTGCGTATGGCGCTGTCGACATGTTCGGCGGCGGTGTCGCTGTGGACCTGCTGAGGGGTGCCGTGCCGCAGTCGGATGCCGACAAGCCTATGATCGTGGAGCTGGCCGTCACGGCCATGGAGGAGCTGGTCCGGATGGCGCAGCTGGACGAGCCGCTGTGGAACGCGCCGGGCCTTGATGGATCTGCTGAAACGCTGAACGAGGAGGAGTACGCGCACATGTTCCCCGGCGGGCTCGGCCCAAAGCAGTACGGGTTCAAGTCAGAGGCATCGCGCGACAGCTCCGTCGTCATCATGACCCATGCCAACCTCGTCGAGATCCTCATGGACGTG AATCAGTATGCGACGGTGTTCTCGAGCATCGTGTCGAGAGCTGTGACGCTGGAGGTGCTGTCCACTGGCGTGGCGGGGAACTACAATGGTGCATTGCAAGTG ATGTCAGTTGAGTTTCAGGTACCTTCCCCACTGGTGCCGACCAGGGAAAGCTATTTCGTGAGATACTGCAAGCAGAATGCTGATGGATCATGGGCCGTCGTCGACGTCTCGCTGGACAGCCTGCGCCCCAACTCAGTCCTCAAGTGCCGGCGCCGGCCTTCAGGATGTCTGATCCAGGAAATGCCTAATGGCTACTCAAAG GTGACCTGGGTGGAGCACGTCGAGGTGGACGACAGGTCAGTGCACAACATCTACAAACTGCTGGTTAACTCAGGGCTTGCCTTTGGAGCACGCCGGTGGGTTGGAACGCTAGATCGCCAGTGCGAGCGCCTTGCCAGTGTCATGGCCAGCAACATTCCGACTAGTGATATTGGTG TGATCACGAGCACGGAGGGGAGAAAGAGCATGCTGAAGCTGGCTGAGAGGATGGTGATGAGCTTCTGCGGTGGAGTGACGGCCTCAGCTGCACACCAGTGGACTACGCTCTCAGGCAGTGGTGCTGAGGACGTCCGTGTCATGACCAGGAAGAGCGTCGACGACCCTGGCAGGCCACCGGGCATAGTCCTCAACGCTGCCACCTCTTTCTGGCTCCCCGTCCCGCCCAAGCGTGTCTTCGACTTCCTTCGTGATGAAAGCTCTCGCAGCGAG TGGGACATCCTCTCCAATGGCGGTGTTGTTCAAGAAATGGCTCACATCGCCAATGGCCGCGATCATGGCAACTGCGTCTCGCTTCTTCGTGTCAAT AGCACCAACTCGAACCAAAGCAACATGCTGATCCTGCAAGAGAGCTGCACTGACGCATCAGGCTCGTACGTCATCTATGCGCCAGTGGATGTGGTCGCGATGAACGTGGTCCTCAATGGCGGCGACCCTGACTATGTGGCACTCCTACCCTCTGGCTTTGCCATCCTTCCTGACGGTCCGGCAGGCAGCAACATGCAAGGCGATGGTGGTGTTGGCTCAGGTGGATCGCTCCTGACGGTGGCGTTCCAGATACTGGTCGACTCCGTCCCCACAGCCAAGCTCTCCCTGGGGTCGGTGGCGACAGTGAACAGCCTCATCGCCTGCACCGTGGAGCGCATCAAGGCGGCGGTCTCTGGCGAGAGCAATCCCCAGCAGTAA